One part of the Moorena sp. SIOASIH genome encodes these proteins:
- a CDS encoding vitamin B12 dependent-methionine synthase activation domain-containing protein has protein sequence MVLEPLKQHIIDGESIGLEEALDEALKDYSPRQIINTCLLEAMRTVGELYGSREIPLPSVIKSAETKKAAVAYLETHMDKEEAEDITQGKCLIATVEGDLHDLGKNLVDIILSSNGYKVINLGINQPIDNILKAYEENQPDCIAMSGLLIKTMAVMKHNLEIFNEKGITVPVILGGAALTPKFVEKDCKNTYKGQVVYGKNAFVDWHFMDKLMSAKAEDNWDDLKGFLDEENSPPPPLTLEEMGQMPFAEANQYKLYMNDSFVYTEESLAKESSVKKSVVIDTKRSHVVTLDVERPTPPFWGTQVLKDGDISIEDIFPYVDVQLLYVGRWRFRKLKDQSQQDYNDFLATKAYQVLEEWKEKVIADDLIHPAAIYGYFPCNAEGNTVYVYDPQDHNKLLTTFEFPRQRGGKRLCIADFYATKESGQIDVFPMQIVTAGEIGTTHAQKLFEADNYLDYHYYHGVAMQMADAIADWLHARIRKELGFGSEEPDTITDIMRQRYRGSRYSFGYPACPNMADQFKQMDLLDTSRIDVYMNESEHLLPEQSTTAFVAHHPVAKYFNT, from the coding sequence ATCGTTTTAGAACCTCTCAAACAACATATTATTGATGGGGAATCTATTGGTTTAGAGGAAGCTTTAGATGAAGCCTTAAAAGACTATTCCCCCCGACAGATTATTAACACTTGCCTCTTAGAGGCTATGAGGACTGTCGGGGAATTATATGGTTCAAGAGAAATTCCGTTACCGTCCGTTATAAAATCGGCGGAGACTAAAAAAGCGGCGGTAGCGTATTTAGAAACCCATATGGATAAGGAAGAAGCTGAGGATATTACTCAGGGTAAATGTCTGATTGCGACGGTAGAAGGTGACCTCCACGATCTTGGTAAAAATCTAGTTGATATTATCCTTTCTAGCAATGGTTACAAGGTAATTAATTTAGGCATTAACCAACCAATCGATAACATTCTCAAAGCCTACGAAGAAAATCAACCAGACTGCATTGCCATGAGTGGCTTGTTGATCAAGACTATGGCAGTCATGAAGCATAATTTAGAAATTTTTAATGAAAAAGGCATTACCGTTCCTGTTATCTTAGGTGGCGCTGCATTAACTCCTAAGTTTGTGGAAAAGGATTGCAAAAATACCTATAAAGGTCAAGTTGTTTATGGAAAAAATGCTTTTGTTGATTGGCATTTTATGGATAAACTAATGTCAGCAAAAGCTGAAGATAATTGGGACGACCTGAAAGGTTTTTTAGATGAAGAAAATTCACCTCCCCCCCCACTAACCTTAGAAGAGATGGGGCAAATGCCATTTGCCGAAGCAAATCAATATAAACTTTATATGAATGACTCATTTGTTTATACTGAAGAATCTTTGGCAAAAGAATCATCGGTAAAAAAATCTGTGGTAATTGATACTAAGCGTTCCCATGTAGTAACTTTAGATGTAGAACGCCCTACTCCTCCTTTTTGGGGAACTCAAGTATTAAAAGACGGAGACATATCAATTGAAGACATTTTCCCTTATGTAGATGTACAGCTTTTATACGTGGGACGGTGGCGATTCCGTAAGCTAAAAGATCAATCACAACAAGATTATAATGACTTTTTAGCCACAAAAGCTTATCAAGTTTTAGAAGAATGGAAAGAAAAAGTTATTGCCGATGACCTAATACATCCGGCAGCAATTTATGGCTATTTCCCCTGTAACGCTGAAGGGAATACAGTGTATGTCTACGATCCACAAGATCACAATAAACTGCTAACAACCTTTGAATTCCCCCGTCAACGGGGAGGAAAACGTCTTTGTATTGCGGATTTCTATGCCACTAAAGAATCAGGTCAAATCGATGTCTTCCCCATGCAAATTGTAACAGCAGGTGAAATAGGAACCACCCATGCACAGAAGCTATTTGAAGCGGATAATTATCTTGACTACCACTATTATCATGGTGTGGCGATGCAGATGGCAGACGCCATAGCGGACTGGTTACACGCTAGAATCCGTAAGGAGTTAGGATTTGGGTCAGAAGAGCCTGATACTATAACCGATATAATGCGCCAACGCTATCGAGGATCTCGTTATAGTTTCGGTTATCCTGCTTGTCCTAATATGGCAGATCAATTCAAACAAATGGATTTACTCGATACCTCTCGCATTGATGTGTACATGAATGAAAGTGAGCATCTACTTCCTGAACAGTCTACCACGGCGTTTGTTGCTCATCATCCTGTAGCAAAATACTTTAATACTTAG